The Microbulbifer pacificus sequence GCGTTTACCCGCAATCTCAGTACCGATGAGGAGTCCCGTGTATTCACCTACAGCATGGAACGCTGCTACAGCCGTCTGAGCGAAACCGCCGATCTCGCGCAGTACAACAGTGCTGCGGTGGCGAAAGACATAGAAGCCCTGCGCCAGGCACTGGGCGTGCCCAAACTGAATCTGTACGGGGTGTCCTATGCCAGCCGCTATGCCCTTACCATCGCACGGGATTTCCCGCAATCCGTGCGCGCCATGGTGCTGAACAGTGCCGTTTTCCCCAATATCATCTATACCCAGCAGCTACCGCAGGATGTGATCGCAGCCTATCAGCGCGGTATCGACTACTGCGCGAAGGACACCGAGTGCAACAAGCGTTATCCGGATCTGAAGCGCCGGCTGGAGGCCCTGGTTCAGGAACTGGACGAGTCGCCACTCACGGTGGAAACGGGCAACATCCATCCAGGCAAGACATACCCCTTTGTACTCACCGGCCAGCGCCTCCTGCGAGTACTGTTTCAGGCCCTCTACAACGAGAACTTCTACAAGGAGTTTCCGGCGATCATCGAAGAGCTGGAAGCGAACCAGGCCGAGCAGTTGAAACCGGCCATTGTCAGTTTTATGGGATTGGTACTCGATCCCAACTTCGGCGATGCCGCCGGTATCAGCCACTTCTGCTATGAAGAAGCGCCATTTGTGGATTTCGAGCAGGCCCGCCAGTCCGCGGCTACCAGCGGCATCCTGGGTGGCTCGGTGCGTTCGGACATCGACATGATGCAGATACAGTGCCGTATCTGGGCCATCCCCTCCGCGGCGCTGCTCGAGTCCCGCGCGATCAAAACCGAAGTGCCGACACTGGTAATGCATGGCGCGCTCGACCCGGTGCTGTCCGCCGACGATGCCAACACCGCGCGCAAAAAATTGCCGAATCACCAATGGTTGCTGTTTCCCCACTTGGCCCATGACGTCATTTCTGCGAGTGACTGCGCCACGCAGGCCGCCGCTGCGTTCCTCGACCACCCGGACCAGCCGGTGACGGAGATGGCGACCAACTGCCGCAAAGAGGAGCTGGCACGACAGGCAGAGCTGGAGAAAAAAATTGCTGAGTTGGAAGCTGAGCGCGAAAAAGAGGAGAAGGCATTCCACACAGAAACAGATCCCACTCGGCCAACCGCGGAAGAAAAGACAGTTCAGTCCACTGACCAGGAGGACACCGAACAGCGACTGCGGCAAACGCCCGCCGGGAGCCGCTATTCCGAGTCACGCTGAGCTGGACAAATCCGTTTCGGGGACTTAATTTGGCCCCATAACGATTA is a genomic window containing:
- a CDS encoding alpha/beta fold hydrolase produces the protein MLVTGCAPEDNTRAANPNRLIPKSCWFDAESNWPTTRCYMMEVPENHARPAGRKIQFPVVRFFANITDPDKEPLLHLGAGGPGASMGLEPENASDWLWVNYAGMSVEDGRDLIVIDPRGTGMASPKLACDEFIKDASLAFTRNLSTDEESRVFTYSMERCYSRLSETADLAQYNSAAVAKDIEALRQALGVPKLNLYGVSYASRYALTIARDFPQSVRAMVLNSAVFPNIIYTQQLPQDVIAAYQRGIDYCAKDTECNKRYPDLKRRLEALVQELDESPLTVETGNIHPGKTYPFVLTGQRLLRVLFQALYNENFYKEFPAIIEELEANQAEQLKPAIVSFMGLVLDPNFGDAAGISHFCYEEAPFVDFEQARQSAATSGILGGSVRSDIDMMQIQCRIWAIPSAALLESRAIKTEVPTLVMHGALDPVLSADDANTARKKLPNHQWLLFPHLAHDVISASDCATQAAAAFLDHPDQPVTEMATNCRKEELARQAELEKKIAELEAEREKEEKAFHTETDPTRPTAEEKTVQSTDQEDTEQRLRQTPAGSRYSESR